In a single window of the Rhizobiaceae bacterium genome:
- a CDS encoding J domain-containing protein yields MTAYSKYFERIRVRPDRKAEARADAPVCQWDGCNEPATHRAPVGRMREGEYFRFCFDHVREYNRGFNYFSGLADSEIARFQKEALTGHRPTWKMGTSSGTKSSPDFAQQRSGRAGYYNRMRDPFNLFGTAQEQRATRPRRARPLEAKALETLGLDANATGEAIKARYKELVKRHHPDANGGDRGSEERFREVLQAYRMLKQAGLC; encoded by the coding sequence ATGACCGCTTATTCGAAATATTTCGAACGTATTCGCGTTCGCCCGGACCGCAAGGCCGAGGCGCGCGCCGACGCGCCCGTCTGCCAGTGGGACGGTTGCAACGAGCCGGCGACGCACCGCGCGCCGGTCGGGCGCATGCGCGAAGGCGAGTATTTCCGGTTCTGCTTCGACCATGTTCGGGAATATAATCGAGGCTTCAACTATTTCTCCGGCCTGGCCGACAGTGAGATCGCCCGTTTCCAGAAGGAAGCGCTGACCGGCCACCGCCCCACCTGGAAGATGGGAACAAGTTCGGGCACCAAGTCGTCGCCGGATTTCGCCCAGCAGCGCTCCGGCAGGGCGGGCTACTACAACCGCATGCGCGATCCGTTCAATCTGTTCGGAACGGCGCAGGAGCAGCGCGCCACCCGTCCACGCCGCGCCAGGCCGCTTGAGGCCAAGGCGCTGGAAACGCTTGGCCTTGACGCAAATGCAACTGGCGAGGCCATCAAGGCGCGCTATAAGGAACTGGTGAAGCGCCACCACCCGGACGCCAATGGCGGCGACCGTGGCTCGGAGGAACGCTTCCGCGAGGTTCTTCAGGCCTATCGGATGTTGAAGCAGGCGGGCCTCTGCTAG
- a CDS encoding ABC transporter permease: protein MTDFAAHDMDEIEAEAQPVRGRTSMRRRPTPIVPQRNVAGTALAIVIAIMTFLSCLTLGAVSLVRDSASQWEVQIASEATIQIKPVDDLDMEAALEKVATIAASYAGVMETRIIDRAATARLLEPWLGDGLDLDQLPVPRLVVVKIDKQSPPDFTGLRIALSDAIPSASLDDHRTWVDRLVAMAHTTVAIGVAVLVLMLAATVLSVIFATRGAMSGNNGIIEVLHFVGAEGRYIARQFRQHFLVNGFRGAAVGGLAAALAFAGFSFWSARNLATPEADQASALFGTFSIGVNGYLGVLLIVLVVSFLTAATSHFTVLAYLSHLDSRSSSET, encoded by the coding sequence ATGACTGACTTCGCCGCCCACGACATGGACGAAATCGAGGCTGAAGCGCAGCCCGTGCGCGGCAGGACGTCGATGCGGCGCAGGCCGACGCCCATCGTGCCGCAGCGCAATGTCGCGGGCACGGCGCTTGCCATCGTCATCGCGATCATGACCTTCCTGTCCTGCCTGACGCTTGGCGCGGTCAGCCTCGTGCGCGACTCGGCCTCGCAATGGGAAGTGCAGATTGCCAGCGAGGCCACCATCCAGATCAAGCCGGTCGACGACCTCGACATGGAAGCCGCGCTCGAAAAGGTGGCGACGATTGCCGCGAGTTATGCAGGCGTGATGGAGACGCGTATCATCGACCGCGCCGCGACGGCGCGCCTTCTGGAACCCTGGCTTGGCGACGGGCTGGACCTCGACCAGCTGCCGGTGCCGCGTCTCGTCGTCGTCAAGATCGACAAGCAATCGCCGCCGGACTTCACGGGCCTACGCATCGCGCTCAGCGACGCCATTCCATCCGCATCGCTGGACGATCACCGCACCTGGGTGGACCGGCTGGTGGCGATGGCGCACACGACGGTGGCAATCGGCGTGGCCGTTCTGGTGCTGATGCTGGCCGCGACCGTGCTTTCGGTCATTTTCGCAACGCGCGGCGCGATGTCGGGCAACAACGGCATCATCGAGGTGCTCCATTTCGTCGGCGCGGAGGGCCGGTATATCGCCCGGCAGTTCCGGCAGCATTTTCTCGTCAACGGCTTTCGTGGCGCAGCCGTCGGAGGACTGGCGGCGGCGCTCGCCTTTGCCGGCTTTTCCTTCTGGTCGGCCCGCAACCTGGCGACGCCGGAGGCCGATCAGGCGAGCGCCCTGTTCGGCACCTTCTCGATCGGCGTCAACGGCTATCTCGGCGTGTTGCTGATCGTGCTCGTGGTTTCGTTCCTGACTGCCGCGACGTCTCACTTCACCGTGCTGGCCTATCTTTCACATCTCGACAGCAGGAGCAGTTCCGAGACATGA
- a CDS encoding DUF4164 domain-containing protein has product MTGESTLKEVIARLGKAIEALEHAANARLEHEQDYSDADAEVQRMNADRARLAQELDSSEARAERLEETNKEVSRRLVTAMETIRAVLDR; this is encoded by the coding sequence ATGACCGGGGAGTCCACACTCAAGGAAGTGATTGCCCGCCTCGGCAAGGCAATCGAGGCGTTGGAGCATGCAGCCAACGCCCGGTTGGAGCACGAGCAAGACTATTCGGACGCGGACGCCGAAGTGCAGCGTATGAACGCTGATCGGGCAAGGCTTGCCCAGGAACTGGACAGTTCCGAAGCGCGCGCGGAGCGTCTGGAAGAGACGAACAAGGAGGTTTCCCGCCGGTTGGTGACCGCGATGGAGACGATCCGCGCCGTGCTGGACCGCTAG
- a CDS encoding YdcF family protein, producing MLSLLLLAGVLAGGFAVFAQYVSGLTTPVETAQADAIIVLTGGQSRLEAALDLLNKGKAKRLLISGVHPATGRNAIRAATGSDSGLFSCCVDIDREALDTVGNAQESVKWLREHGFGSVILVTNNYHMPRSLLEMRRLAGPVQFVPYPVVNTRLDHGRWIGEPAALRVLVTEYFKYLAAIARGALPADTN from the coding sequence ATGCTGTCGCTGCTCCTTCTGGCCGGCGTGCTGGCGGGCGGGTTCGCCGTGTTCGCGCAATATGTGAGCGGATTGACGACGCCGGTCGAGACCGCGCAGGCCGATGCCATCATCGTCCTGACCGGCGGACAGTCGCGCCTGGAAGCGGCGCTGGATCTTCTGAACAAGGGCAAAGCAAAGCGGCTATTGATCAGCGGCGTGCATCCGGCAACCGGGCGCAACGCCATTCGCGCCGCCACCGGCAGCGACAGCGGCCTGTTTTCCTGCTGTGTCGATATCGACCGCGAAGCGCTGGACACGGTGGGCAATGCGCAGGAGAGCGTCAAATGGCTGCGCGAACATGGCTTCGGCAGCGTCATCCTCGTCACCAACAACTACCATATGCCGCGCAGCCTTCTCGAGATGCGCCGCCTTGCCGGGCCGGTCCAGTTCGTCCCCTACCCTGTCGTGAACACGCGCCTCGACCATGGCCGCTGGATCGGCGAACCCGCCGCGCTGCGTGTGCTGGTTACGGAATATTTCAAATATCTCGCCGCGATTGCGCGCGGTGCGCTTCCTGCGGATACGAACTGA
- the cobT gene encoding cobaltochelatase subunit CobT, with the protein MAGPGDNTRAKPKTGGDLDALKRSIGICVRAIAGDNELEVSFAKDRPALAGNLARLPELPKKPTAADIGVTRGIGDSMALKRARHDFRLHARLAPEGKQARAIFDAVEQARVESIGSRAMLGVADNISYMLEDRYSKAQLADVRDRADAPLEDALAMIVREKLTGRAIPKSGEQVVNLWRDWIEEKAGSNLGGLEGKLDDQQAFARVIRDMLVSMEMADELGDDEETDDSEDQDDNQPQGEEESEEGGEDDSGAQDTEAEQSESSDDNEAAGETEAAEADADDVSNDDDTEAETPGEAKRPDNPFANLNKEVDYKVYTTMFDETVGAEELCDEDELDRLRAFLDKQLANLSGVVGRLANRLQRRLMAQQNRSWDFDLEEGYLDPARLSRVILDPMQPLSFKQERDTKFRDTVVSLVLDNSGSMRGRPITVAATCADILARTLERCGVSVEILGFTTRAWKGGQSREKWLKEGKASNPGRLNDLRHIIYKSADAPYRRARRNLGLMMREGLLKENIDGEALLWAHSRLIGRPEQRKILMMISDGAPVDDSTLSVNPGNYLERHLRAVIELIENRSPVELLAIGIGHDVTRYYRRAVTIVDAEELAGAMTEQLAALFAEETPRDRNRSGLRRAG; encoded by the coding sequence ATGGCGGGGCCGGGCGACAACACACGGGCTAAGCCTAAAACGGGCGGCGATCTCGATGCGCTGAAGCGCTCGATCGGCATTTGCGTGCGTGCCATCGCCGGCGACAATGAGCTGGAGGTTTCGTTCGCCAAGGACCGGCCCGCGCTTGCCGGCAATCTTGCTCGTCTGCCCGAACTGCCGAAGAAGCCGACCGCGGCGGACATCGGCGTGACGCGCGGCATAGGCGATTCGATGGCGCTCAAGCGCGCGCGCCATGACTTCCGCCTGCACGCGCGCCTGGCGCCCGAAGGCAAGCAGGCACGCGCGATTTTCGATGCCGTTGAGCAGGCGCGCGTCGAATCCATCGGCTCGCGTGCCATGCTCGGCGTCGCCGACAACATCTCCTACATGCTGGAGGACCGCTATTCCAAGGCGCAGCTTGCCGACGTGCGCGATCGCGCGGATGCGCCGCTGGAAGACGCGCTGGCGATGATCGTGCGCGAAAAGCTGACCGGCCGCGCGATACCGAAAAGCGGCGAGCAGGTCGTCAATCTCTGGCGCGACTGGATCGAGGAGAAGGCGGGTTCGAACCTTGGCGGTCTTGAAGGAAAGCTGGACGATCAGCAGGCGTTCGCCCGGGTAATCCGCGACATGCTCGTGTCGATGGAAATGGCGGACGAGCTTGGCGACGACGAAGAGACCGACGACTCCGAGGATCAGGACGACAACCAGCCGCAGGGCGAGGAGGAATCCGAGGAGGGCGGCGAGGACGATTCCGGAGCGCAGGACACCGAGGCCGAGCAATCCGAATCGTCCGACGATAATGAGGCAGCCGGAGAAACCGAGGCGGCTGAGGCCGACGCCGACGACGTTTCCAACGATGACGACACCGAGGCAGAGACGCCGGGTGAGGCCAAGCGCCCCGACAATCCGTTTGCGAACCTGAACAAGGAGGTGGACTACAAGGTCTACACAACCATGTTCGACGAAACGGTCGGCGCTGAGGAATTGTGCGACGAGGACGAACTGGACCGGCTGCGCGCTTTTCTCGACAAGCAGCTCGCCAATCTTTCCGGCGTGGTGGGCCGCCTTGCCAACCGGCTGCAACGTCGCCTCATGGCGCAGCAGAACCGGTCCTGGGACTTCGATCTCGAGGAGGGTTACCTCGATCCCGCGCGGCTGTCCCGCGTCATTCTCGATCCGATGCAGCCGCTTTCCTTCAAGCAGGAGCGGGACACGAAATTCCGCGACACGGTCGTGTCGCTGGTCCTCGACAATTCCGGGTCGATGCGCGGACGCCCGATCACGGTTGCAGCGACCTGCGCCGACATTCTGGCGCGCACGCTTGAGCGCTGCGGCGTTTCGGTCGAAATTCTCGGCTTTACGACACGCGCGTGGAAGGGCGGCCAGTCTCGCGAGAAATGGCTGAAGGAAGGCAAGGCCTCCAATCCGGGCCGGCTCAACGACCTGCGCCACATCATTTACAAGAGCGCGGACGCACCCTATCGCCGCGCGCGGCGCAATCTCGGCCTGATGATGCGCGAGGGACTCCTGAAGGAGAACATCGACGGCGAGGCGTTGCTTTGGGCGCACAGCAGGCTGATCGGGCGACCCGAGCAGCGAAAGATTCTGATGATGATTTCGGATGGCGCCCCGGTTGACGATTCGACCCTGTCGGTGAATCCCGGCAATTATCTCGAACGTCATTTGCGCGCGGTGATCGAATTGATCGAAAATCGTTCGCCTGTCGAATTGCTCGCCATCGGCATCGGCCATGACGTGACGCGCTATTACCGGCGCGCGGTCACGATCGTCGATGCCGAGGAACTGGCGGGCGCGATGACAGAGCAGCTTGCCGCGCTCTTTGCCGAGGAAACGCCGCGCGACCGCAATCGCTCCGGATTGCGGCGGGCCGGATGA
- a CDS encoding 1-acyl-sn-glycerol-3-phosphate acyltransferase → MLQLRSVLFNVLFYLSLIVQMFLWAPFYFLAPRKMAWVVPKFWANSSLWLHDRITGTRRRIDGVENIPEGSFILAPKHQSFWDVLAFFPYLDDPLYILKRELRWIPMFGWYIMKMRLIPVDRGSRSKALRQVVQATKDELARNPRQLIIYPEGTRRPPGAEPQYKWGIVELYNQLNLPVVPVAHQAGLFWPRRKFLRYPGTIRASFLPPIPPGLGKEEFMQRLVSATEAAADRILLETSRDKVAPPMPPTAEARLKELSQ, encoded by the coding sequence ATGCTTCAACTGCGATCCGTCCTTTTCAACGTCCTGTTCTATCTGAGCCTGATCGTGCAGATGTTCCTGTGGGCGCCTTTCTATTTCCTCGCGCCGCGCAAGATGGCCTGGGTGGTGCCGAAATTCTGGGCCAATTCAAGTCTCTGGCTGCACGACAGGATCACTGGGACGCGCCGCCGGATCGACGGCGTCGAGAACATCCCGGAAGGTTCCTTCATCCTCGCCCCGAAGCACCAGTCGTTCTGGGATGTGCTGGCGTTCTTCCCCTATCTCGACGACCCGCTCTACATATTGAAGCGCGAATTGCGCTGGATACCCATGTTCGGCTGGTACATCATGAAGATGCGCCTGATCCCGGTCGATCGCGGAAGCCGGTCGAAAGCGCTGCGGCAGGTGGTTCAGGCGACCAAGGACGAACTCGCCCGGAACCCGCGCCAGCTCATCATCTATCCCGAGGGAACCCGCCGCCCGCCCGGCGCCGAGCCGCAATACAAATGGGGTATCGTCGAGCTATACAATCAACTCAACCTGCCGGTCGTGCCGGTCGCGCATCAGGCTGGTCTGTTCTGGCCGCGCCGCAAGTTCCTGCGCTATCCGGGGACGATCCGCGCGAGCTTCCTGCCGCCCATTCCGCCCGGTCTCGGCAAGGAGGAATTCATGCAGCGGCTCGTTTCGGCAACGGAGGCCGCCGCAGACCGCATCCTGCTCGAAACCTCGCGCGATAAGGTGGCGCCACCCATGCCGCCAACAGCCGAGGCGCGGCTGAAAGAGCTGTCCCAGTAA
- the tkt gene encoding transketolase, with amino-acid sequence MSNREKHDRMANAIRFLAMDAVEKANSGHPGLPMGCADIATVLFTRFLKFDPKAPHWPDRDRFILSAGHGSMLLYSVLYLTGYEDMTIEDIKSFRQLGSRTAGHPEYGHATGIETTTGPLGQGIGNSVGFALGERIMNAAYGDDLVNHYTYVLAGDGCLMEGISQEALSLAGHLKLNKLIVIWDNNHISIDGNVSLADSTNQLERFAASGWNTLACDGHDPEAIAQALEAARKSDRPTLIAAKTTIGFGAPNKAGTNKVHGSPLGKDEIAATRKALGWEYPAFEIPSDVLDAWRLAGLNAAKARAEWEKRFAAAPADQRAEFERRTRGDLPGGFDEVINAYKQKLAADKPKVATRKSSEMALEVINGVVPETIGGSADLTGSNNTKTSQTQEISAGNYGNRYVHYGIREHGMAAAMNGLTLHGGLIPYGGTFLCFSDYARPSMRLASLMGIRSIFVMTHDSIGLGEDGPTHQPVEHLAALRAIPNHLVFRPADAVETAECWQIALESRKAPSTLALTRQNLPTVRTEHTDENLCRRGAYELAPADGEAAVTIFATGSEVEIALGARALLQAHGHPTRVVSVPCFELFEQQSDGYKEDMLGSAPIRMAIEAGIRQGWDRFIGTDGIFIGMHGFGASGEISDLYKHFGITAEAAAAAAEKVLHKKPH; translated from the coding sequence ATGAGCAACCGCGAAAAACACGACCGTATGGCGAACGCCATTCGATTCCTTGCAATGGACGCCGTCGAGAAGGCCAATTCCGGCCATCCGGGCCTGCCGATGGGTTGCGCGGATATTGCAACGGTCCTGTTCACGCGCTTCCTGAAATTCGACCCCAAGGCCCCCCACTGGCCGGACCGCGACCGCTTCATCCTGTCGGCGGGCCATGGCTCCATGCTCCTCTATTCGGTGCTGTACCTGACCGGCTACGAGGACATGACCATCGAGGATATAAAGAGCTTCCGGCAACTAGGTTCGAGAACCGCCGGGCACCCGGAATATGGCCACGCCACGGGCATCGAGACCACCACCGGCCCGCTTGGACAGGGCATCGGAAACTCCGTTGGCTTCGCGCTCGGCGAGCGGATCATGAACGCGGCCTATGGCGACGATCTCGTCAATCACTACACTTATGTGCTGGCCGGTGACGGCTGCCTGATGGAAGGCATCAGCCAGGAGGCGCTGTCGCTGGCCGGACATCTCAAGCTCAACAAGCTGATCGTCATCTGGGACAACAACCACATCTCCATCGACGGCAACGTGTCGCTCGCCGATTCCACCAATCAGCTTGAGCGTTTCGCGGCCTCCGGCTGGAACACGCTCGCATGCGACGGGCACGACCCGGAAGCCATCGCGCAGGCGCTTGAGGCGGCGCGGAAGTCCGACCGCCCGACGCTGATCGCGGCCAAAACCACCATCGGCTTCGGCGCGCCCAACAAGGCAGGCACCAACAAGGTACACGGCTCACCGCTCGGCAAGGACGAGATTGCCGCAACGCGCAAGGCGCTTGGCTGGGAATATCCTGCATTCGAAATTCCTTCCGACGTTCTGGACGCATGGCGGCTGGCCGGCCTTAACGCCGCCAAGGCGCGCGCGGAGTGGGAAAAGCGCTTCGCCGCTGCGCCTGCCGACCAGCGGGCGGAGTTCGAACGGCGTACGCGCGGCGACCTGCCGGGCGGCTTCGATGAAGTGATCAACGCCTACAAGCAGAAGCTCGCCGCCGACAAGCCGAAGGTGGCGACCCGCAAATCGTCGGAAATGGCGCTCGAGGTCATCAACGGCGTGGTGCCCGAAACCATTGGCGGTTCCGCCGACCTGACCGGGTCGAACAACACCAAGACCAGCCAGACGCAGGAAATCTCGGCGGGCAATTACGGCAACCGCTACGTCCATTACGGCATTCGCGAGCACGGCATGGCCGCGGCCATGAACGGCCTGACCCTGCATGGCGGGCTCATCCCCTATGGCGGCACGTTCCTCTGCTTCTCCGACTATGCGCGTCCCTCCATGCGGCTCGCCTCGCTGATGGGCATTCGCTCCATATTTGTCATGACGCACGATTCTATCGGCCTCGGCGAGGATGGCCCGACCCACCAGCCAGTCGAACATCTGGCCGCGCTCCGCGCCATCCCGAACCATCTTGTGTTCCGCCCGGCCGATGCGGTCGAGACAGCGGAATGCTGGCAGATCGCGCTCGAATCCCGAAAGGCGCCTTCGACGCTGGCCCTGACGCGGCAGAACCTGCCCACGGTTCGCACGGAACACACCGACGAGAACCTGTGCCGTCGCGGCGCGTATGAGCTTGCGCCCGCCGACGGCGAGGCTGCCGTGACGATCTTCGCCACCGGCTCGGAGGTCGAGATCGCCCTTGGCGCACGCGCATTGCTTCAGGCGCATGGCCACCCGACGCGCGTGGTCTCGGTTCCCTGCTTCGAACTGTTCGAGCAACAAAGCGACGGCTACAAAGAGGACATGCTCGGTTCCGCACCGATCAGGATGGCGATCGAGGCGGGCATCCGCCAGGGATGGGACCGCTTCATCGGAACCGACGGTATCTTCATCGGCATGCACGGTTTCGGCGCGAGCGGCGAGATTTCGGATCTCTACAAGCATTTCGGCATCACCGCCGAAGCAGCCGCCGCAGCCGCGGAAAAGGTGCTGCACAAAAAGCCGCATTGA
- a CDS encoding BolA family transcriptional regulator — protein sequence MSIQQRMETKLEEAFSPERLSVINESHLHAGHHHVESGHHAEFDGTGETHFRVRIVAARFSGMSRIERHRAVNALLAEELKRGVHALAIEPSAPGEAVRW from the coding sequence ATGTCCATTCAACAGCGTATGGAAACGAAGCTTGAGGAGGCATTTTCGCCGGAGCGGCTGTCGGTTATCAACGAAAGCCACCTGCATGCCGGCCATCACCATGTCGAGTCCGGCCATCACGCGGAATTCGACGGCACCGGCGAAACCCATTTCCGGGTACGAATTGTCGCAGCCCGCTTTTCCGGCATGAGTCGCATCGAGCGGCACCGTGCCGTCAACGCCCTGCTGGCAGAGGAATTGAAGCGCGGCGTCCACGCGCTTGCCATCGAACCGAGCGCGCCGGGCGAGGCTGTGCGGTGGTAG
- a CDS encoding cell division protein ZapA has translation MAQVTVTIDGKAYRMACDEGQEEHLIDLAQRFDRYVSHLKESFGEIGDQRLTVMAGIMVMDELTELQKRVKGLESEISTLRKTRDEALTKADKNDAALTGALAGLAARMEALSEKLVVRSN, from the coding sequence ATGGCGCAAGTCACGGTTACAATCGACGGCAAGGCCTATCGGATGGCCTGCGACGAGGGACAGGAAGAGCACCTGATCGATCTCGCGCAGCGCTTCGACCGCTATGTGTCGCATCTGAAGGAGTCGTTCGGCGAAATCGGCGACCAGCGCCTCACCGTGATGGCCGGCATCATGGTCATGGACGAACTGACCGAATTGCAGAAGCGCGTCAAAGGTCTGGAAAGCGAAATCAGCACCCTGCGCAAGACACGCGACGAAGCGCTGACGAAGGCTGACAAGAACGACGCGGCATTGACCGGCGCGCTGGCCGGGCTTGCGGCGCGCATGGAAGCGCTGTCGGAAAAGCTGGTCGTTCGCAGCAACTGA
- the hpt gene encoding hypoxanthine phosphoribosyltransferase yields MPVVRGRDIEVLYSASAIARRNLELAKEIAGREYEDLLVISVLKGSFIFAGDLIRAMHDAGLSPEVEFIFISSYGAGTTSGEVRVLRDIDNDVKGRDVLLIDDILESGKTLKYTRELMLSRGAKSCSIAVLLDKRMRRQTDLEADYVGFECPDYFVVGYGMDVAHAFRELPFVGVVKGDA; encoded by the coding sequence ATGCCGGTCGTCCGGGGAAGAGATATCGAAGTCCTCTACAGCGCTTCGGCAATTGCCCGACGCAATCTCGAACTGGCCAAGGAAATCGCCGGGCGCGAATATGAGGACCTGCTGGTCATTTCGGTCCTGAAAGGATCGTTCATCTTCGCCGGCGACCTGATCCGGGCCATGCACGACGCCGGGCTTTCGCCCGAAGTCGAGTTCATCTTCATTTCCAGCTATGGCGCCGGCACGACCAGTGGCGAGGTTCGCGTGCTGCGCGACATTGACAATGACGTGAAGGGCCGCGACGTGCTGCTCATCGACGACATTCTCGAATCGGGCAAGACGCTCAAATACACCCGCGAACTGATGCTTTCGCGCGGTGCGAAGAGCTGTTCCATCGCCGTGCTGCTCGACAAGCGCATGCGCCGCCAGACCGACCTCGAAGCGGATTATGTCGGCTTCGAGTGCCCGGACTATTTCGTCGTGGGCTATGGCATGGATGTCGCCCACGCCTTTCGCGAACTGCCCTTTGTGGGCGTCGTCAAAGGCGACGCCTGA
- the ftsE gene encoding cell division ATP-binding protein FtsE has product MIRFENVGLRYGVGPEILRDVSFSIPQRSFQFLSGPSGAGKTSLLRLLFLSLKPTRGLINIFGRDRTTITRSDLPMFRRRIGIVFQDFRLLDHMTTYENVGLPLRVRGRSEASYRGDVIELLKWVGLGDRMHAMPAVLSGGEKQRVAIARALIEQPEILLADEPTGNVDPPLARRLLRLFIELNRLGTAVVIATHDLALMEQVDARRMILSDGRLEIHD; this is encoded by the coding sequence GTGATCCGCTTCGAAAATGTCGGGTTGAGATACGGGGTGGGGCCCGAAATCCTGCGCGATGTTTCCTTTTCGATTCCGCAGCGCTCGTTCCAGTTCCTCAGCGGCCCATCGGGCGCGGGCAAGACCTCGCTGCTGCGGCTTCTGTTTCTGTCGCTCAAGCCGACGCGCGGCCTCATCAATATTTTCGGGCGCGACCGGACGACCATCACGCGCTCCGACCTGCCGATGTTCCGCAGGCGCATCGGCATCGTGTTTCAGGATTTCCGCCTGCTCGACCACATGACGACCTATGAGAATGTCGGCCTGCCGCTGAGGGTGCGGGGGCGTTCGGAAGCCAGCTATCGCGGCGATGTGATCGAGCTGCTCAAATGGGTGGGGCTCGGCGACCGCATGCATGCCATGCCCGCCGTCCTGTCCGGCGGCGAAAAGCAGCGCGTGGCCATTGCGCGCGCGCTTATCGAACAGCCGGAAATCCTGCTCGCCGACGAGCCGACAGGCAATGTGGACCCGCCGCTCGCCCGCCGTCTGCTGCGCCTGTTCATCGAGTTGAACCGGCTTGGCACAGCCGTCGTGATCGCAACGCACGACCTCGCCCTGATGGAGCAGGTCGATGCGCGGCGCATGATTCTTTCCGACGGGCGGCTGGAAATCCATGACTGA
- the cobS gene encoding cobaltochelatase subunit CobS, whose translation MNKVDRDIANLPDTTVSVKEKFGFDSGMVVPAYSKPTEHVPDIDPDYLFDRQTTLAILSGFAFNRRVMVSGYHGTGKSTHIEQVAARLNWPCVRVNLDSHVSRIDLVGKDAIVLKDGKQVTEFRDGILPWAYQHNIALCFDEYDAGRPDVMFVIQRVLESSGRLTLLDQSRVIRPHPAFRLFATANTVGLGDTTGLYHGTQQINQAQMDRWSIVTTLNYLPHDNEVNIVLSKAKHYRNEQGKQIVNKMVRVADMTRSAFMNGDLSTVMSPRTVITWAENAEIFGDVGLAFRLTFLNKCDELERSVVAEFYQRAFGEELPESAANVVLG comes from the coding sequence ATGAACAAGGTCGACCGCGACATCGCCAATCTGCCCGATACGACGGTGTCGGTGAAGGAAAAGTTCGGGTTCGATTCGGGCATGGTCGTGCCTGCTTACTCGAAGCCGACGGAGCATGTACCGGACATCGACCCCGACTATCTCTTCGACCGCCAGACGACGCTCGCGATCCTTTCCGGCTTTGCGTTCAACCGCCGCGTCATGGTGTCCGGCTATCACGGCACCGGCAAGTCGACCCATATCGAGCAGGTCGCCGCGCGGCTCAACTGGCCGTGCGTGCGCGTCAATCTGGACAGCCATGTCAGCCGTATCGATCTCGTCGGCAAAGATGCGATCGTGCTCAAGGACGGCAAGCAGGTCACCGAGTTCCGCGACGGCATCCTGCCATGGGCATACCAGCACAATATCGCGCTGTGCTTCGACGAATATGATGCGGGTCGCCCGGACGTGATGTTTGTTATCCAGCGCGTTCTGGAATCGTCCGGCCGCCTGACATTGCTGGACCAGAGCCGCGTCATTCGCCCGCATCCGGCCTTCCGCCTGTTCGCGACGGCCAACACGGTCGGCCTCGGCGACACGACCGGCCTCTACCATGGCACGCAGCAGATCAACCAGGCGCAGATGGACCGCTGGTCCATCGTCACCACGCTGAACTACCTGCCGCACGACAATGAAGTGAACATCGTGCTTTCCAAGGCGAAGCACTATCGCAACGAGCAGGGCAAGCAGATCGTCAACAAGATGGTCCGCGTCGCCGACATGACGCGCTCGGCCTTCATGAACGGCGATCTTTCCACCGTCATGAGCCCGCGCACCGTCATCACCTGGGCAGAAAACGCTGAAATTTTCGGCGATGTCGGCCTCGCCTTCCGGCTGACCTTCCTGAACAAGTGCGACGAGCTTGAGCGCTCGGTGGTGGCCGAGTTCTACCAGCGCGCTTTCGGCGAGGAATTGCCGGAGAGCGCTGCCAATGTGGTGCTGGGCTGA